The following coding sequences lie in one Saccopteryx bilineata isolate mSacBil1 chromosome X, mSacBil1_pri_phased_curated, whole genome shotgun sequence genomic window:
- the RTL9 gene encoding retrotransposon Gag-like protein 9 gives MSSPLHSLQFNDMMKEENDSPDGEMTFSEPMIETNQEMQILESHEQSIASTPESDPGGISTQLMTSLEFDTMSPSLMGISNSGELPSPLMTTSDSGVQSPFLMPTSGSRALSPIIMPASESGPQSPLLMPSSDTVTLSPLTSNSDYNLTSPALMPIPDFGTTSTTLVETPDSAEMSPLAMPTPPSGAMSTPIMSTPSSEEMPTPLMLVTDPGEVSPLVMPDINPGVISIQPMSVPGSETIPTVQITEEDTEAMSKVLMSALASGDVSSLVLSNSDSEVISSLIMSALASEETSTHPTSTQDSVEMPTQLMSDPDSGVEPSLLMSTPGSTTMFTPLLSVPDTGEMSTLPNPVQDAEVMSPLLMAALTSGVMPIQLMPAQSSGVMSVQLTQNLDSQIMSTPQMRVTASGGISTLPGRPLDPGAVSTPQMTVPAFGNMSTLLETTSASEALSTPLMTITSGTMSTEQMSTTASRVISTQVTMTGTSGATSIDFMKATNNGAMSTLQMRVPASGMASIPLRRAPDSGAMSTQPTTAAGSETVPMLQLIAPVSGSMPILQMRAPASEAVSMSQRRTIASGVTAVPQMRTPASGGMSTPLMTTKASVVMSSLLTKDVTSGVMSMPQMGATDLGGLSKPLMIPKASESMFTQQVHVSGDMSIPQMTTAASGTMSTPLVSAPGPGAMPTELIRPTASGKMPRQPMTTQASGGMSRSLQRPMTAGGVSPLQMQVPVSEMMFTPKLRAPASGEMSIPQMRASDPGEMSPLLLRASSSGEMSVPLMRHPVSGEVVTPLRLPAYLVMSTPQMTATTSGGVSIPQMRGPVSGTMSTQPVRSTASGVMTLPQMTAMVSGEVSIPVMTIPTSGAMPTTQMIPMASGEMCTLSNQTPAPGMMSPTQVRVPVSGFMSTPLKRPLASEDVSTASGKMSTAQLTAMAFGEKPNPFMRATASGTMPMPFMSTMASGEMPMPLMGSMASEAVSALQTQVASGSMSLPQTTYSASGEIPVPTMRALASGATSTPLMGASASGIMPTPLLRAIASGMTSMPQMTTAASGGISTPLMRASVPGAMSTPQMAATVSGLMPTLDINATYSGEISASGSKSTPDMTATTPETVKPPPKEVPSFGMLTPALCYLLEEQEAARSSCPKEEEDIEIDEEKQMQGFLNDSEKMAFLVSLHMGAAERWSILQMEIGNPLSDENKSFLRRSQGLYKSLSEIDILSAVLCHPKQGQKSVKQYATDFLLLAQHLSWSDAILQTRFLEGLSEAVTTKMGRIFLQVAGSLKELIDRSLYIECQLAEEKDNPGSSSQVPPSSYKRNNEEAMGSNHQQTEEHQHVPKRCYYLKEHGDPQEDLHNHLRQSMGHQKPSTNK, from the exons ATGTCATCACCGTTACATTCACTGCAATTCAACGATATGATGAAGGAGGAAAATGACTCCCCAGACGGGGAGATGACCTTCTCTGAACCAATGATAGAGACCAACCAAGAGATGCAAATTCTGGAGTCTCATGAACAGTCTATAGCCTCAACTCCAGAATCAGACCCTGGAGGGATATCTACACAGCTGATGACATCCCTAGAGTTTGACACCATGTCCCCATCTCTAATGGGAATATCAAACTCTGGAGAATTGCCCTCACCACTAATGACAACCTCAGACTCTGGGGTACAGTCTCCATTTCTAATGCCAACTTCAGGTTCAAGGGCACTGTCCCCAATTATAATGCCAGCTTCAGAATCTGGACCACAGTCTCCACTGCTAATGCCAAGCTCAGATACTGTTACATTGTCCCCACTGACATCAAATTCAGACTATAATCTAACGTCTCCGGCGCTAATGCCAATTCCTGACTTTGGAACAACATCCACAACACTAGTGGAAACACCAGATTCTGCAGAGATGTCACCATTGGCAATGCCAACTCCACCCTCTGGAGCAATGTCTACACCTATAATGAGCACTCCATCCTCTGAAGAGATGCCAACACCATTGATGCTAGTCACAGATCCTGGGGAAGTATCCCCACTTGTAATGCCAGATATAAACCCTGGAGTGATATCCATACAGCCAATGTCAGTTCCAGGCTCTGAAACAATACCAACAGTGCAAATTACAGAAGAAGACACTGAAGCAATGTCCAAAGTGCTAATGAGTGCATTGGCCTCTGGAGACGTATCTTCACTGGTCTTGTCAAACTCAGACTCTGAAGTTATATCCTCACTGATAATGTCAGCCCTAGCTTCTGAAGAAACATCAACCCACCCAACAAGTACTCAAGACTCTGTGGAAATGCCCACCCAGCTAATGTCAGACCCAGACTCTGGAGTAGAACCTTCACTGCTAATGTCAACGCCAGGCTCTACAACCATGTTCACACCTCTCCTGTCAGTTCCAGATACTGGAGAAATGTCAACATTGCCAAACCCAGTCCAAGATGCTGAAGTAATGTCCCCACTGCTAATGGCAGCTCTGACATCTGGAGTGATGCCCATCCAGCTGATGCCAGCCCAAAGCTCTGGAGTTATGTCCGTACAGTTGACACAAAATCTAGACTCTCAAATCATGTCTACTCCACAGATGAGAGTAACAGCCTCCGGGGGGATTTCCACACTGCCAGGGAGACCTTTAGATCCTGGAGCAGTGTCCACACCACAAATGACAGTCCCAGCATTTGGAAATATGTCTACATTGCTAGAGACAACCTCAGCCTCTGAAGCATTGTCCACCCCACTGATGACAATCACATCTGGAACAATGTCCACAGAGCAGATGTCAACCACAGCCTCTAGAGTGATATCCACACAGGTAACCATGACCGGAACATCTGGAGCAACATCCATAGACTTTATGAAAGCCACAAACAATGGGGCGATGTCCACACTGCAAATGAGAGTCCCAGCTTCTGGAATGGCATCCATACCACTAAGAAGAGCTCCAGATTCTGGAGCAATGTCCACACAGCCAACAACTGCTGCAGGCTCTGAAACAGTGCCCATGCTACAACTGATAGCCCCAGTCTCTGGGTCAATGCCCATACTGCAAATGAGAGCCCCTGCCTCTGAAGCAGTTTCCATGTCACAAAGGAGAACCATAGCTTCAGGAGTGACAGCTGTACCACAAATGAGAACCCCCGCCTCTGGAGGAATGTCCACCCCACTGATGACAACTAAAGCCTCTGTAGTAATGTCTTCACTATTAACAAAAGATGTCACCTCGGGAGTGATGTCCATGCCACAGATGGGAGCTACAGACTTGGGAGGATTGTCCAAGCCACTAATGATACCGAAAGCCTCAGAATCAATGTTCACACAGCAAGTCCATGTCTCTGGAGACATGTCTATACCACAAATGACAACTGCAGCTTCTGGAACTATGTCCACACCTCTAGTGAGTGCCCCAGGTCCTGGAGCAATGCCTACAGAACTAATAAGACCAACAGCCTCTGGAAAGATGCCCAGGCAGCCAATGACCACCCAAGCTTCTGGAGGGATGTCCAGGTCACTCCAGAGACCTATGACCGCTGGAGGGGTGTCCCCACTGCAAATGCAAGTCCCAGTGTCTGAAATGATGTTCACACCAAAATTGAGAGCCCCGGCCTCTGGGGAGATGTCCATACCACAAATGAGAGCCTCAGACCCTGGAGAGATGTCTCCACTGCTCTTAAGAGCTTCATcatctggagagatgtctgtaccACTAATGAGACATCCAGTTTCTGGAGAAGTTGTCACACCTCTGAGACTCCCAGCTTATTTAGTGATGTCTACACCACAAATGACAGCCACAACTTCTGGAGGGGTGTCTATACCACAAATGAGGGGTCCAGTCTCTGGAACCATGTCCACACAGCCTGTGAGATCCACAGCCTCTGGAGTGATGACCCTGCCTCAAATGACAGCCATGGTCTCTGGAGAGGTGTCCATACCAGTGATGACAATCCCAACTTCTGGAGCAATGCCCACAACACAAATGATACCCATGGCTTCTGGAGAGATGTGCACACTATCAAACCAAACCCCAGCCCCTGGAATGATGTCCCCAACACAAGTAAGGGTTCCAGTCTCTGGATTTATGTCCACACCATTAAAGAGACCTTTAGCTTCTGAAGATGTGTCCACAGCCTCTGGAAAGATGTCCACTGCACAACTGACAGCGATGGCCTTTGGTGAGAAGCCCAATCCATTCATGAGAGCCACAGCCTCTGGAACAATGCCCATGCCATTCATGTCCACCATGGCTTCTGGAGAGATGCCTATGCCGCTAATGGGAAGCATGGCTTCTGAAGCAGTGTCAGCACTGCAAACACAAGTTGCATCTGGATCTATGTCTTTGCCACAAACAACATATTCAGCTTCTGGAGAGATACCTGTGCCAACAATGAGAGCCTTGGCTTCTGGAGCAACGTCTACACCACTTATGGGAGCCTCGGCTTCTGGAATTATGCCCACACCACTCCTGAGAGCCATAGCCTCTGGAATGACGTCCATGCCACAAATGACAACTGCAGCCTCTGGAGGGATATCCACACCACTAATGAGGGCCTCAGTCCCGGGAGCCATGTCCACACCACAAATGGCAGCCACAGTCTCTGGACTGATGCCCACTCTGGACATCAATGCCACATACTCTGGAGAAATATCTGCCTCTGGATCAAAGTCTACACCAGACATGACTGCTACAACTCCTGAAACAGTGAAGCCACCACCAAAGGAAGTTCCATCCTTTGGCATGCTGACCCCAGCACTCTGTTACCTCTTAGAAGAGCAAGAAGCAGCCCGAAGTTCATGCcccaaggaggaggaggacataGAGATTGATGAGGAGAAGCAAATGCAAGGATTTTTGAATGATTCAGAGAAAATGGCATTTCTGGTGTCTCTGCATATGGGGGCAGCAGAAAGGTggtccattttgcagatggagatAGGAAACCCCCTTTCAGATGAAAATAAATCTTTCCTGAGAAGATCGCAGGGCTTATATAAATCCCTCTCTGAGATAGATATCCTCAGTGCTGTTCTTTGCCATCCTAAGCAGGGCCAAAAGTCAGTTAAGCAGTATGCCACTGACTTCCTGCTGCTGGCCCAACATTTGTCTTGGTCTGATGCCATTCTGCAAACCAGGTTTCTGGAAGGACTCTCAGAAGCTGTTACCACTAAAATGGGACGGATCTTCCTGCAGGTGGCTGGCAGCCTAAAGGAGCTGATAGACAGGTCTCTCTACATTGAGTGCCAGCTGGCTGAAGAGAAGGATAACCCGGGAAGTTCAAGCCAGGTTCCGCCATCATCCTATAAGCGGAATAATGAGGAGGCAATGGGGAGTAATCATCAACAGACAGAGGAG CACCAGCATGTTCCCAAACGCTGTTACTACCTGAAAGAGCATGGAGATCCCCAAGAGGATCTCCACAACCACCTTCGTCAGAGCATGGGTCATCAGAAGCCCTCCACCAACAAGTAA